The following are encoded together in the Synergistota bacterium genome:
- the tuf gene encoding elongation factor Tu (EF-Tu; promotes GTP-dependent binding of aminoacyl-tRNA to the A-site of ribosomes during protein biosynthesis; when the tRNA anticodon matches the mRNA codon, GTP hydrolysis results; the inactive EF-Tu-GDP leaves the ribosome and release of GDP is promoted by elongation factor Ts; many prokaryotes have two copies of the gene encoding EF-Tu), translating into MAKEKFERKKPHLNVGTIGHIDHGKTTLTAAITRVLSQHG; encoded by the coding sequence ATGGCTAAGGAGAAATTTGAGAGGAAGAAGCCGCATTTGAATGTTGGAACGATAGGTCATATAGATCATGGTAAGACGACGTTGACGGCTGCGATAACGCGGGTGTTATCTCAGCATGGTTT